From the genome of Perca flavescens isolate YP-PL-M2 chromosome 12, PFLA_1.0, whole genome shotgun sequence, one region includes:
- the si:ch211-188c16.1 gene encoding FYN-binding protein 2 isoform X3: MDEEGLRNFKALRAKFQEEALLAQSKTTRPAVAEKPKCFPRPGGHYSSVVSSINIPGENETPAVTRVIFREGLRTSGGKRPISFPPQPQQTSPSSQLANGDGTTRQSLKERHMPLVLPILPVKERKTEPSAKNEHKLEPGKEVLPQTKIKKKGLLLPFKSAKASKVKAENGEEPTYADLTTRPSSAPCALPSVEKQTTEDGALLQSDQSTAELPFSSPDIPTTPPSAETNADSDNKIISTLERARKKFSRRQMLFSAKPKNLHSPDYVSRDKAFPLPPQNIVEPELPIPPPVFLPHMAYLSARPFFKANHSTRKSALDKQFGRDNALPSVRTGKPLPPYALQKKPLPDLRLLGPLPPKPPRPPLVDLSCYHRHTVNEMSPGEPVAEHPFTSNPVLDAPEFPDFENSEMEIAESEAVDISALELEALDLVSTDLPLPDDCGAADVEDPQPDLAVCDPVEPLMRTSLQGLNIGNQNIIPLDPASFHEPINCSEFPEPAVCEQWSQGEEVSVDPLSSTHADETDLGETESHSAAQETDNGHHATLNDGIQPHSNVSQQDSYFESCNNVYEDVENINKFLGQNSWKRRGCLKNPYADNHPMEEAVLNMWPRNPWGRASEHAHSAHNHVHSLKERQSPDNAYLKEQRKREKHRLEKQRKEQKEREKKENEMKKKFKVSGEEEPMYHAKVMVASKVRKNDLPVKSGDTVGIIRTTSCPKGKWLARDANNKYGYISVMNVELNIKEMLELGKKAQAAGRGGNLEGDTISIGSRSSTHAVLTSSFTDDSEEWACEDETLSPPIESHFPHQTVSLPEMSCGYVSTQHTLSDANLEDLHTQNRHEALQKLAIFFQHTKDEFNDIPDSGGATPTNAEQSSFLFAVEEPPYPEQEADFTELELLPPPPLYADTF, from the exons ATGGACGAG GAGGGACTGAGAAACTTCAAAGCTCTGAGGGCCAAGTTTCAGGAAGAGGCCCTCCTGGCTCAATCGAAAACCACTCGACCAGCTGTTGCCGAAAAACCCAAATGCTTTCCACGTCCTGGAGGTCACTACAGCTCTGTGGTCAGTAGTATTAATATTCCTGGAGAAAATGAGACCCCAGCGGTTACCCGGGTCATCTTCAGAGAGGGGCTGCGGACATCTGGAGGCAAGCGACCGATTTCATTTCCACCACAACCTCAGCAGACCTCTCCCTCATCTCAGCTAGCTAATGGAGATGGCACAACAAGACAGTCCCTCAAAGAAAGACACATGCCTCTGGTGCTTCCAATCCTGCCTGTAAAAGAGCGAAAGACAGAACCCTCAGCCAAAAATGAGCACAAACTGGAGCCAGGCAAAGAAGTCCTGCCACAAACTAAAATCAAGAAGAAAGGTTTGCTGCTTCCTTTCAAGTCAGCCAAGGCATCAAAGGTCAAGGCAGAAAATGGAGAGGAGCCTACCTATGCTGATTTGACCACCAGACCTTCCAGTGCTCCCTGCGCGTTGCCCTCTGTGGAAAAACAAACCACAGAAGACGGGGCTTTGCTCCAAAGTGACCAATCAACCGCTGAGCTCCCCTTCTCCAGCCCCGATATCCCAACTACCCCTCCTTCTGCAGAGACAAATGCTGACTCCGACAACAAAATCATTAGCACCTTGGAGAGGGCCAGGAAGAAGTTTTCACGCAGGCAGATGTTGTTCTCTGCCAAACCTAAGAACTTGCATTCCCCTGACTACGTCTCAAGAGACAAGGCGTTCCCTTTGCCGCCACAGAACATTGTTGAACCTGAGCTACCCATACCCCCACCAGTCTTTCTTCCACACATGGCTTATCTATCAGCCCGGCCTTTCTTCAAAGCCAACCACTCTACACGCA AGTCTGCGTTGGATAAGCAGTTTGGCAGAGATAACGCTCTTCCCTCTGTCAGGACTGGTAAACCTCTTCCACCCTATGCTCTGCAAAAGAAGCCTTTACCTGACTTGAGGTTACTGGGTCCATTGCCGCCAAAGCCTCCCAGACCTCCATTGGTAGATCTCAGCTGTTACCACCGACACACAGTTAACG AGATGTCACCAGGAGAGCCAGTTGCTGAGCACCCATTCACCTCCAACCCTGTACTAGATGCTCCAGAGTTTCCAGACTTTGAGAATTCAGAGATGGAAATAGCTGAGAGTGAAGCTGTTGACATTAGTGCGCTAGAACTGGAGGCCTTAGACTTAGTCAGCACTGACCTTCCTCTGCCAGATGACTGCGGGGCCGCCGATGTTGAGGATCCCCAACCTGACTTAGCAGTGTGCGATCCTGTAGAGCCCCTTATGAGAACCAGCCTCCAAGGTCTGAACATTGGCAATCAAAACATAATACCCCTCGATCCAGCCAGCTTCCATGAACCAATAAACTGTTCAGAGTTCCCAGAGCCTGCTGTATGTGAGCAGTGGTCTCAGGGTGAGGAGGTGAGCGTAGATCCTCTTTCTAGCACTCACGCTGATGAGACTGACCTGGGAGAGACTGAGTCTCACTCTGCTGCACAGGAAACCGACAATGGTCACCACGCAACATTGAATGATGGGATTCAACCACATTCCAA TGTATCTCAACAGGACAGTTACTTTGAGTCGTGCAATAATGTGTATGAGGATGTCGAGAACATCAACAAATTCTTGGGCCAGAACTCGTGGAAACGAAGAGGTTGTCTGAAGA ATCCATATGCTGACAACCACCCAATG GAGGAGGCGGTTCTTAACATGTGGCCACGGAATCCGTg GGGCAGGGCATCAGAACACGCTCATTCGGCCCATAATCATGTCCACAG TCTGAAAGAACGCCAAAGCCCCGACAATGCTTACCTTAAAGAACAGAGGAAGAGGGAAAAGCATCGTCTGgagaagcagagaaaggagcaaaaagaaagggagaagaaggaaaatgaaatgaaaaagaaattcaaa GTGAGCGGGGAGGAGGAGCCCATGTACCACGCCAAGGTGATGGTGGCTAGCAAGGTTCGCAAGAATGACCTGCCAGTGAAGAGCGGCGACACCGTCGGCATCATTCGCACCACCAGCTGCCCCAAAGGCAAATGGTTGGCCCGAGACGCCAACAACAAGT ACGGCTATATTTCAGTGATGAATGTTGAACTAAATATCAAAGAGATGCTGGAACTTGGCAAGAAGGCCCAAGCAGCTGGACGCGGAGGCAACCTGGAGGGGGATACCATCAGCATTGGGAGCAG atCTTCTACCCACGCCGTACTAACAAGCAGTT TCACAGATGACAGTGAGGAGTGGGCATGTGAAGATGAGACCCTCTCACCCCCCATTGAAAGCCA CTTTCCCCATCAGACTGTTTCACTCCCTGAGATGT CATGTGGCTATGTCAGCACCCAGCACACTCTGAGCGATGCCAACCTGGAGGACCTACACACGCA GAACAGACACGAGGCCCTGCAGAAACTAGCCATCTTCTTCCAACACACCAAAGATGAATTTAATGACATCCCTGATAGTGGAGGAGCAACCCCAACAAA TGCTGAGCAATCAA GCTTCTTGTTTGCTGTTGAGGAGCCTCCATATCC TGAACAAGAGGCTGACTTCACAGAGCTGGAGCTCCTTCCTCCCCCGCCACTATATGCTGACACCTTCTGA
- the si:ch211-188c16.1 gene encoding FYN-binding protein 2 isoform X6 produces MDEEGLRNFKALRAKFQEEALLAQSKTTRPAVAEKPKCFPRPGGHYSSVVSSINIPGENETPAVTRVIFREGLRTSGGKRPISFPPQPQQTSPSSQLANGDGTTRQSLKERHMPLVLPILPVKERKTEPSAKNEHKLEPGKEVLPQTKIKKKGLLLPFKSAKASKVKAENGEEPTYADLTTRPSSAPCALPSVEKQTTEDGALLQSDQSTAELPFSSPDIPTTPPSAETNADSDNKIISTLERARKKFSRRQMLFSAKPKNLHSPDYVSRDKAFPLPPQNIVEPELPIPPPVFLPHMAYLSARPFFKANHSTRKSALDKQFGRDNALPSVRTGKPLPPYALQKKPLPDLRLLGPLPPKPPRPPLVDLSCYHRHTVNEMSPGEPVAEHPFTSNPVLDAPEFPDFENSEMEIAESEAVDISALELEALDLVSTDLPLPDDCGAADVEDPQPDLAVCDPVEPLMRTSLQGLNIGNQNIIPLDPASFHEPINCSEFPEPAVCEQWSQGEEVSVDPLSSTHADETDLGETESHSAAQETDNGHHATLNDGIQPHSNVSQQDSYFESCNNVYEDVENINKFLGQNSWKRRGCLKNPYADNHPMEEAVLNMWPRNPWGRASEHAHSAHNHVHSLKERQSPDNAYLKEQRKREKHRLEKQRKEQKEREKKENEMKKKFKVSGEEEPMYHAKVMVASKVRKNDLPVKSGDTVGIIRTTSCPKGKWLARDANNKYGYISVMNVELNIKEMLELGKKAQAAGRGGNLEGDTISIGSRSSTHAVLTSSFTDDSEEWACEDETLSPPIESHSFPHQTVSLPEMSCGYVSTQHTLSDANLEDLHTQNRHEALQKLAIFFQHTKDEFNDIPDSGGATPTKLLVCC; encoded by the exons ATGGACGAG GAGGGACTGAGAAACTTCAAAGCTCTGAGGGCCAAGTTTCAGGAAGAGGCCCTCCTGGCTCAATCGAAAACCACTCGACCAGCTGTTGCCGAAAAACCCAAATGCTTTCCACGTCCTGGAGGTCACTACAGCTCTGTGGTCAGTAGTATTAATATTCCTGGAGAAAATGAGACCCCAGCGGTTACCCGGGTCATCTTCAGAGAGGGGCTGCGGACATCTGGAGGCAAGCGACCGATTTCATTTCCACCACAACCTCAGCAGACCTCTCCCTCATCTCAGCTAGCTAATGGAGATGGCACAACAAGACAGTCCCTCAAAGAAAGACACATGCCTCTGGTGCTTCCAATCCTGCCTGTAAAAGAGCGAAAGACAGAACCCTCAGCCAAAAATGAGCACAAACTGGAGCCAGGCAAAGAAGTCCTGCCACAAACTAAAATCAAGAAGAAAGGTTTGCTGCTTCCTTTCAAGTCAGCCAAGGCATCAAAGGTCAAGGCAGAAAATGGAGAGGAGCCTACCTATGCTGATTTGACCACCAGACCTTCCAGTGCTCCCTGCGCGTTGCCCTCTGTGGAAAAACAAACCACAGAAGACGGGGCTTTGCTCCAAAGTGACCAATCAACCGCTGAGCTCCCCTTCTCCAGCCCCGATATCCCAACTACCCCTCCTTCTGCAGAGACAAATGCTGACTCCGACAACAAAATCATTAGCACCTTGGAGAGGGCCAGGAAGAAGTTTTCACGCAGGCAGATGTTGTTCTCTGCCAAACCTAAGAACTTGCATTCCCCTGACTACGTCTCAAGAGACAAGGCGTTCCCTTTGCCGCCACAGAACATTGTTGAACCTGAGCTACCCATACCCCCACCAGTCTTTCTTCCACACATGGCTTATCTATCAGCCCGGCCTTTCTTCAAAGCCAACCACTCTACACGCA AGTCTGCGTTGGATAAGCAGTTTGGCAGAGATAACGCTCTTCCCTCTGTCAGGACTGGTAAACCTCTTCCACCCTATGCTCTGCAAAAGAAGCCTTTACCTGACTTGAGGTTACTGGGTCCATTGCCGCCAAAGCCTCCCAGACCTCCATTGGTAGATCTCAGCTGTTACCACCGACACACAGTTAACG AGATGTCACCAGGAGAGCCAGTTGCTGAGCACCCATTCACCTCCAACCCTGTACTAGATGCTCCAGAGTTTCCAGACTTTGAGAATTCAGAGATGGAAATAGCTGAGAGTGAAGCTGTTGACATTAGTGCGCTAGAACTGGAGGCCTTAGACTTAGTCAGCACTGACCTTCCTCTGCCAGATGACTGCGGGGCCGCCGATGTTGAGGATCCCCAACCTGACTTAGCAGTGTGCGATCCTGTAGAGCCCCTTATGAGAACCAGCCTCCAAGGTCTGAACATTGGCAATCAAAACATAATACCCCTCGATCCAGCCAGCTTCCATGAACCAATAAACTGTTCAGAGTTCCCAGAGCCTGCTGTATGTGAGCAGTGGTCTCAGGGTGAGGAGGTGAGCGTAGATCCTCTTTCTAGCACTCACGCTGATGAGACTGACCTGGGAGAGACTGAGTCTCACTCTGCTGCACAGGAAACCGACAATGGTCACCACGCAACATTGAATGATGGGATTCAACCACATTCCAA TGTATCTCAACAGGACAGTTACTTTGAGTCGTGCAATAATGTGTATGAGGATGTCGAGAACATCAACAAATTCTTGGGCCAGAACTCGTGGAAACGAAGAGGTTGTCTGAAGA ATCCATATGCTGACAACCACCCAATG GAGGAGGCGGTTCTTAACATGTGGCCACGGAATCCGTg GGGCAGGGCATCAGAACACGCTCATTCGGCCCATAATCATGTCCACAG TCTGAAAGAACGCCAAAGCCCCGACAATGCTTACCTTAAAGAACAGAGGAAGAGGGAAAAGCATCGTCTGgagaagcagagaaaggagcaaaaagaaagggagaagaaggaaaatgaaatgaaaaagaaattcaaa GTGAGCGGGGAGGAGGAGCCCATGTACCACGCCAAGGTGATGGTGGCTAGCAAGGTTCGCAAGAATGACCTGCCAGTGAAGAGCGGCGACACCGTCGGCATCATTCGCACCACCAGCTGCCCCAAAGGCAAATGGTTGGCCCGAGACGCCAACAACAAGT ACGGCTATATTTCAGTGATGAATGTTGAACTAAATATCAAAGAGATGCTGGAACTTGGCAAGAAGGCCCAAGCAGCTGGACGCGGAGGCAACCTGGAGGGGGATACCATCAGCATTGGGAGCAG atCTTCTACCCACGCCGTACTAACAAGCAGTT TCACAGATGACAGTGAGGAGTGGGCATGTGAAGATGAGACCCTCTCACCCCCCATTGAAAGCCA TAGCTTTCCCCATCAGACTGTTTCACTCCCTGAGATGT CATGTGGCTATGTCAGCACCCAGCACACTCTGAGCGATGCCAACCTGGAGGACCTACACACGCA GAACAGACACGAGGCCCTGCAGAAACTAGCCATCTTCTTCCAACACACCAAAGATGAATTTAATGACATCCCTGATAGTGGAGGAGCAACCCCAACAAA GCTTCTTGTTTGCTGTTGA
- the si:ch211-188c16.1 gene encoding FYN-binding protein 2 isoform X2, whose translation MDEGLRNFKALRAKFQEEALLAQSKTTRPAVAEKPKCFPRPGGHYSSVVSSINIPGENETPAVTRVIFREGLRTSGGKRPISFPPQPQQTSPSSQLANGDGTTRQSLKERHMPLVLPILPVKERKTEPSAKNEHKLEPGKEVLPQTKIKKKGLLLPFKSAKASKVKAENGEEPTYADLTTRPSSAPCALPSVEKQTTEDGALLQSDQSTAELPFSSPDIPTTPPSAETNADSDNKIISTLERARKKFSRRQMLFSAKPKNLHSPDYVSRDKAFPLPPQNIVEPELPIPPPVFLPHMAYLSARPFFKANHSTRKSALDKQFGRDNALPSVRTGKPLPPYALQKKPLPDLRLLGPLPPKPPRPPLVDLSCYHRHTVNEMSPGEPVAEHPFTSNPVLDAPEFPDFENSEMEIAESEAVDISALELEALDLVSTDLPLPDDCGAADVEDPQPDLAVCDPVEPLMRTSLQGLNIGNQNIIPLDPASFHEPINCSEFPEPAVCEQWSQGEEVSVDPLSSTHADETDLGETESHSAAQETDNGHHATLNDGIQPHSNVSQQDSYFESCNNVYEDVENINKFLGQNSWKRRGCLKNPYADNHPMEEAVLNMWPRNPWGRASEHAHSAHNHVHSLKERQSPDNAYLKEQRKREKHRLEKQRKEQKEREKKENEMKKKFKVSGEEEPMYHAKVMVASKVRKNDLPVKSGDTVGIIRTTSCPKGKWLARDANNKYGYISVMNVELNIKEMLELGKKAQAAGRGGNLEGDTISIGSRSSTHAVLTSSFTDDSEEWACEDETLSPPIESHSFPHQTVSLPEMSCGYVSTQHTLSDANLEDLHTQNRHEALQKLAIFFQHTKDEFNDIPDSGGATPTNAEQSSFLFAVEEPPYPEQEADFTELELLPPPPLYADTF comes from the exons ATGGACGAG GGACTGAGAAACTTCAAAGCTCTGAGGGCCAAGTTTCAGGAAGAGGCCCTCCTGGCTCAATCGAAAACCACTCGACCAGCTGTTGCCGAAAAACCCAAATGCTTTCCACGTCCTGGAGGTCACTACAGCTCTGTGGTCAGTAGTATTAATATTCCTGGAGAAAATGAGACCCCAGCGGTTACCCGGGTCATCTTCAGAGAGGGGCTGCGGACATCTGGAGGCAAGCGACCGATTTCATTTCCACCACAACCTCAGCAGACCTCTCCCTCATCTCAGCTAGCTAATGGAGATGGCACAACAAGACAGTCCCTCAAAGAAAGACACATGCCTCTGGTGCTTCCAATCCTGCCTGTAAAAGAGCGAAAGACAGAACCCTCAGCCAAAAATGAGCACAAACTGGAGCCAGGCAAAGAAGTCCTGCCACAAACTAAAATCAAGAAGAAAGGTTTGCTGCTTCCTTTCAAGTCAGCCAAGGCATCAAAGGTCAAGGCAGAAAATGGAGAGGAGCCTACCTATGCTGATTTGACCACCAGACCTTCCAGTGCTCCCTGCGCGTTGCCCTCTGTGGAAAAACAAACCACAGAAGACGGGGCTTTGCTCCAAAGTGACCAATCAACCGCTGAGCTCCCCTTCTCCAGCCCCGATATCCCAACTACCCCTCCTTCTGCAGAGACAAATGCTGACTCCGACAACAAAATCATTAGCACCTTGGAGAGGGCCAGGAAGAAGTTTTCACGCAGGCAGATGTTGTTCTCTGCCAAACCTAAGAACTTGCATTCCCCTGACTACGTCTCAAGAGACAAGGCGTTCCCTTTGCCGCCACAGAACATTGTTGAACCTGAGCTACCCATACCCCCACCAGTCTTTCTTCCACACATGGCTTATCTATCAGCCCGGCCTTTCTTCAAAGCCAACCACTCTACACGCA AGTCTGCGTTGGATAAGCAGTTTGGCAGAGATAACGCTCTTCCCTCTGTCAGGACTGGTAAACCTCTTCCACCCTATGCTCTGCAAAAGAAGCCTTTACCTGACTTGAGGTTACTGGGTCCATTGCCGCCAAAGCCTCCCAGACCTCCATTGGTAGATCTCAGCTGTTACCACCGACACACAGTTAACG AGATGTCACCAGGAGAGCCAGTTGCTGAGCACCCATTCACCTCCAACCCTGTACTAGATGCTCCAGAGTTTCCAGACTTTGAGAATTCAGAGATGGAAATAGCTGAGAGTGAAGCTGTTGACATTAGTGCGCTAGAACTGGAGGCCTTAGACTTAGTCAGCACTGACCTTCCTCTGCCAGATGACTGCGGGGCCGCCGATGTTGAGGATCCCCAACCTGACTTAGCAGTGTGCGATCCTGTAGAGCCCCTTATGAGAACCAGCCTCCAAGGTCTGAACATTGGCAATCAAAACATAATACCCCTCGATCCAGCCAGCTTCCATGAACCAATAAACTGTTCAGAGTTCCCAGAGCCTGCTGTATGTGAGCAGTGGTCTCAGGGTGAGGAGGTGAGCGTAGATCCTCTTTCTAGCACTCACGCTGATGAGACTGACCTGGGAGAGACTGAGTCTCACTCTGCTGCACAGGAAACCGACAATGGTCACCACGCAACATTGAATGATGGGATTCAACCACATTCCAA TGTATCTCAACAGGACAGTTACTTTGAGTCGTGCAATAATGTGTATGAGGATGTCGAGAACATCAACAAATTCTTGGGCCAGAACTCGTGGAAACGAAGAGGTTGTCTGAAGA ATCCATATGCTGACAACCACCCAATG GAGGAGGCGGTTCTTAACATGTGGCCACGGAATCCGTg GGGCAGGGCATCAGAACACGCTCATTCGGCCCATAATCATGTCCACAG TCTGAAAGAACGCCAAAGCCCCGACAATGCTTACCTTAAAGAACAGAGGAAGAGGGAAAAGCATCGTCTGgagaagcagagaaaggagcaaaaagaaagggagaagaaggaaaatgaaatgaaaaagaaattcaaa GTGAGCGGGGAGGAGGAGCCCATGTACCACGCCAAGGTGATGGTGGCTAGCAAGGTTCGCAAGAATGACCTGCCAGTGAAGAGCGGCGACACCGTCGGCATCATTCGCACCACCAGCTGCCCCAAAGGCAAATGGTTGGCCCGAGACGCCAACAACAAGT ACGGCTATATTTCAGTGATGAATGTTGAACTAAATATCAAAGAGATGCTGGAACTTGGCAAGAAGGCCCAAGCAGCTGGACGCGGAGGCAACCTGGAGGGGGATACCATCAGCATTGGGAGCAG atCTTCTACCCACGCCGTACTAACAAGCAGTT TCACAGATGACAGTGAGGAGTGGGCATGTGAAGATGAGACCCTCTCACCCCCCATTGAAAGCCA TAGCTTTCCCCATCAGACTGTTTCACTCCCTGAGATGT CATGTGGCTATGTCAGCACCCAGCACACTCTGAGCGATGCCAACCTGGAGGACCTACACACGCA GAACAGACACGAGGCCCTGCAGAAACTAGCCATCTTCTTCCAACACACCAAAGATGAATTTAATGACATCCCTGATAGTGGAGGAGCAACCCCAACAAA TGCTGAGCAATCAA GCTTCTTGTTTGCTGTTGAGGAGCCTCCATATCC TGAACAAGAGGCTGACTTCACAGAGCTGGAGCTCCTTCCTCCCCCGCCACTATATGCTGACACCTTCTGA
- the si:ch211-188c16.1 gene encoding FYN-binding protein 2 isoform X4 yields the protein MDEEGLRNFKALRAKFQEEALLAQSKTTRPAVAEKPKCFPRPGGHYSSVVSSINIPGENETPAVTRVIFREGLRTSGGKRPISFPPQPQQTSPSSQLANGDGTTRQSLKERHMPLVLPILPVKERKTEPSAKNEHKLEPGKEVLPQTKIKKKGLLLPFKSAKASKVKAENGEEPTYADLTTRPSSAPCALPSVEKQTTEDGALLQSDQSTAELPFSSPDIPTTPPSAETNADSDNKIISTLERARKKFSRRQMLFSAKPKNLHSPDYVSRDKAFPLPPQNIVEPELPIPPPVFLPHMAYLSARPFFKANHSTRKSALDKQFGRDNALPSVRTGKPLPPYALQKKPLPDLRLLGPLPPKPPRPPLVDLSCYHRHTVNEMSPGEPVAEHPFTSNPVLDAPEFPDFENSEMEIAESEAVDISALELEALDLVSTDLPLPDDCGAADVEDPQPDLAVCDPVEPLMRTSLQGLNIGNQNIIPLDPASFHEPINCSEFPEPAVCEQWSQGEEVSVDPLSSTHADETDLGETESHSAAQETDNGHHATLNDGIQPHSNVSQQDSYFESCNNVYEDVENINKFLGQNSWKRRGCLKNPYADNHPMEEAVLNMWPRNPWGRASEHAHSAHNHVHSLKERQSPDNAYLKEQRKREKHRLEKQRKEQKEREKKENEMKKKFKVSGEEEPMYHAKVMVASKVRKNDLPVKSGDTVGIIRTTSCPKGKWLARDANNKYGYISVMNVELNIKEMLELGKKAQAAGRGGNLEGDTISIGSRSSTHAVLTSSFTDDSEEWACEDETLSPPIESHSFPHQTVSLPEMSCGYVSTQHTLSDANLEDLHTQNRHEALQKLAIFFQHTKDEFNDIPDSGGATPTNEQEADFTELELLPPPPLYADTF from the exons ATGGACGAG GAGGGACTGAGAAACTTCAAAGCTCTGAGGGCCAAGTTTCAGGAAGAGGCCCTCCTGGCTCAATCGAAAACCACTCGACCAGCTGTTGCCGAAAAACCCAAATGCTTTCCACGTCCTGGAGGTCACTACAGCTCTGTGGTCAGTAGTATTAATATTCCTGGAGAAAATGAGACCCCAGCGGTTACCCGGGTCATCTTCAGAGAGGGGCTGCGGACATCTGGAGGCAAGCGACCGATTTCATTTCCACCACAACCTCAGCAGACCTCTCCCTCATCTCAGCTAGCTAATGGAGATGGCACAACAAGACAGTCCCTCAAAGAAAGACACATGCCTCTGGTGCTTCCAATCCTGCCTGTAAAAGAGCGAAAGACAGAACCCTCAGCCAAAAATGAGCACAAACTGGAGCCAGGCAAAGAAGTCCTGCCACAAACTAAAATCAAGAAGAAAGGTTTGCTGCTTCCTTTCAAGTCAGCCAAGGCATCAAAGGTCAAGGCAGAAAATGGAGAGGAGCCTACCTATGCTGATTTGACCACCAGACCTTCCAGTGCTCCCTGCGCGTTGCCCTCTGTGGAAAAACAAACCACAGAAGACGGGGCTTTGCTCCAAAGTGACCAATCAACCGCTGAGCTCCCCTTCTCCAGCCCCGATATCCCAACTACCCCTCCTTCTGCAGAGACAAATGCTGACTCCGACAACAAAATCATTAGCACCTTGGAGAGGGCCAGGAAGAAGTTTTCACGCAGGCAGATGTTGTTCTCTGCCAAACCTAAGAACTTGCATTCCCCTGACTACGTCTCAAGAGACAAGGCGTTCCCTTTGCCGCCACAGAACATTGTTGAACCTGAGCTACCCATACCCCCACCAGTCTTTCTTCCACACATGGCTTATCTATCAGCCCGGCCTTTCTTCAAAGCCAACCACTCTACACGCA AGTCTGCGTTGGATAAGCAGTTTGGCAGAGATAACGCTCTTCCCTCTGTCAGGACTGGTAAACCTCTTCCACCCTATGCTCTGCAAAAGAAGCCTTTACCTGACTTGAGGTTACTGGGTCCATTGCCGCCAAAGCCTCCCAGACCTCCATTGGTAGATCTCAGCTGTTACCACCGACACACAGTTAACG AGATGTCACCAGGAGAGCCAGTTGCTGAGCACCCATTCACCTCCAACCCTGTACTAGATGCTCCAGAGTTTCCAGACTTTGAGAATTCAGAGATGGAAATAGCTGAGAGTGAAGCTGTTGACATTAGTGCGCTAGAACTGGAGGCCTTAGACTTAGTCAGCACTGACCTTCCTCTGCCAGATGACTGCGGGGCCGCCGATGTTGAGGATCCCCAACCTGACTTAGCAGTGTGCGATCCTGTAGAGCCCCTTATGAGAACCAGCCTCCAAGGTCTGAACATTGGCAATCAAAACATAATACCCCTCGATCCAGCCAGCTTCCATGAACCAATAAACTGTTCAGAGTTCCCAGAGCCTGCTGTATGTGAGCAGTGGTCTCAGGGTGAGGAGGTGAGCGTAGATCCTCTTTCTAGCACTCACGCTGATGAGACTGACCTGGGAGAGACTGAGTCTCACTCTGCTGCACAGGAAACCGACAATGGTCACCACGCAACATTGAATGATGGGATTCAACCACATTCCAA TGTATCTCAACAGGACAGTTACTTTGAGTCGTGCAATAATGTGTATGAGGATGTCGAGAACATCAACAAATTCTTGGGCCAGAACTCGTGGAAACGAAGAGGTTGTCTGAAGA ATCCATATGCTGACAACCACCCAATG GAGGAGGCGGTTCTTAACATGTGGCCACGGAATCCGTg GGGCAGGGCATCAGAACACGCTCATTCGGCCCATAATCATGTCCACAG TCTGAAAGAACGCCAAAGCCCCGACAATGCTTACCTTAAAGAACAGAGGAAGAGGGAAAAGCATCGTCTGgagaagcagagaaaggagcaaaaagaaagggagaagaaggaaaatgaaatgaaaaagaaattcaaa GTGAGCGGGGAGGAGGAGCCCATGTACCACGCCAAGGTGATGGTGGCTAGCAAGGTTCGCAAGAATGACCTGCCAGTGAAGAGCGGCGACACCGTCGGCATCATTCGCACCACCAGCTGCCCCAAAGGCAAATGGTTGGCCCGAGACGCCAACAACAAGT ACGGCTATATTTCAGTGATGAATGTTGAACTAAATATCAAAGAGATGCTGGAACTTGGCAAGAAGGCCCAAGCAGCTGGACGCGGAGGCAACCTGGAGGGGGATACCATCAGCATTGGGAGCAG atCTTCTACCCACGCCGTACTAACAAGCAGTT TCACAGATGACAGTGAGGAGTGGGCATGTGAAGATGAGACCCTCTCACCCCCCATTGAAAGCCA TAGCTTTCCCCATCAGACTGTTTCACTCCCTGAGATGT CATGTGGCTATGTCAGCACCCAGCACACTCTGAGCGATGCCAACCTGGAGGACCTACACACGCA GAACAGACACGAGGCCCTGCAGAAACTAGCCATCTTCTTCCAACACACCAAAGATGAATTTAATGACATCCCTGATAGTGGAGGAGCAACCCCAACAAA TGAACAAGAGGCTGACTTCACAGAGCTGGAGCTCCTTCCTCCCCCGCCACTATATGCTGACACCTTCTGA